Proteins encoded within one genomic window of Trichoderma asperellum chromosome 2, complete sequence:
- a CDS encoding uncharacterized protein (EggNog:ENOG41~TransMembrane:1 (i331-349o)) has product MNTSRSEPQRAHGETGKRAPKANKSCLPCRVRKVKCDATVIGLPCSSCTSRQCAKDCVLHVRKGRSRKAVHVLPAPSSIQTRLSPATSQSSQLDTLNQSNQRQSSTSDHSDCQNPPQTEPDLLYLNILNDAVKETTESSQHHTISNTPYRSRPEESFTPRNCLWTKLPQLDDIDNEYLAKKGVFDLPPPQHLDTLVKTYFDHVCTFAPVINRADFIRGYQSGDCSLFLLHVILTPASLHAPVDVLSACGFASRSAAQESFFSKAKLLHNFAAEDDPLLMLQGSIILCMVILDHPTDRDFSYWFHNAIRLATKLDLRDTCIREDKPRKIIKLYRRIWWTLYFLDIFNVFVNTRRSRLLENTSAIKPRTEDDWEAEDVSGASSGLLSVVTPQQKASPVALCELSRIFGQCLSIVINKPHQDPRQMMHPLDTWRKSLANKMHVGGNIGTDVYYLNIQAMSYRFECILCRLIRRRLQQSQHADWSEWAKERLRSAILELDMISMRVLASGTLQDFPMPFITTITALLALHIESALDPAETDLVRSMARISISQTMLVLTQGKEIPALKRALPVFEEILAKKNLYPVQPSVLGQAPTQSQSQSQDNIMADAYTSPNAQFNIVPSQLEQGESNLPLYGDFLGLDFLDDWRLGSWNSLFDVDMGSQGQAE; this is encoded by the exons ATGAATACTTCACGTAGCGAGCCGCAGAGGGCGCATGGAGAAACCGGAAAACGTGCACCCAAAGCCAACAAGTCATGTCTGCCCTGCCGTGTGCGCAAGGTCAAGTGCGACGCCACCGTAATCGGCCtcccctgcagcagctgtacCAGCAGGCAGTGCGCTAAGGACTGTGTGCTACATGTCCGTAAGGGTCGGTCTAG GAAAGCAGTACACGTTTTACCAGCTCCTAGCAGTATACAA ACCAGACTCTCCCCGGCTACATCCCAAAGTAGCCAGTTAGACACACTTAATCAATCTAATCAAAGACAATCTTCCACTTCCGATCATTCGGACTGCCAAAACCCACCTCAGACTGAACCAGACCTGCTCTACCTTAATATCCTAAATGACGCTGTGAAAGAAACAACAGAATCAAGTCAGCATCACACCATTTCTAATACCCCCTACCGTTCAAGGCCGGAAGAGAGCTTTACTCCTCGGAACTGCCTATGGACCAAGCTACCCCAATTGGACGACATTGACAATGAATATCTTGCCAAGAAGGGTGTCTTTGATCTACCTCCTCCGCAGCACTT AGATACCCTAGTTAAGACATATTTTGATCACGTCTGTACTTTTGCTCCCGTGATTAACAGAGCTGATTTCATTCGCGGCTATCAATCCGGCGACTGCTCTTTGTTCCTACTCCACGTCATATTGACACCGGCCAGTCTCCATGCGCCAGTGGATGTGCTCTCTGCCTGTGGCTTTGCTAGCCGCTCGGCCGCGCAAGAGTCGttcttctccaaggccaagctgctcCATAactttgctgctgaagatgaccCGTTGTTGATGCTTCAGGGATCCATCATCTTGTGCATGGTGATTCTTGACCACCCCACCGACCGGGACTTTAGCTATTGGTTCCATAATGCGATCCGTCTTGCCACTAAGCTTGACCTACGAGACAC GTGTATTCGAGAAGACAAACCCCgcaaaattataaagttgtACAGAAGGATCTGGTGGACTCTCTAC TTTTTAGACATTTTCAACGTCTTTGTCAATACTAGACGCTCGCGACTACTCGAAAACACATCCGCCATTAAACCGAGGACGGAGGATGACTGGGAAGCTGAGGATGTCTCGGGAGCATCATCCGGCTTGCTATCGGTGGTCACGCCTCAGCAAAAAGCATCTCCTGTTGCCCTCTGCGAGTTGTCTCGAATAT TCGGCCAGTGTTTGTCCATTGTGATAAACAAGCCACATCAGGATCCTCGTCAAATGATGCATCCACTCGATACATGGCGCAAGTCTCTTGCTAACAAGATGCACGTGGGTGGAAATATTGGAACTGACGTGTACTATCTGAATATACAAGCCATGAGCTACAGGTTTGAGTGCATATTGTGTCGTCTGATACGACGCCGTTTGCAGCAGTCGCAACATGCGGACTGGAGCGAGTGGGCCAAAGAGCGGCTTCGATCCGCTATTCTCGAGTTGGACATGATCTCTATGAGGGTGTTGGCGAGTGGTACCCTTCAGGACTTTCCCATGCCTTT CATTACCACAATAACTGCGCTGCTCGCTCTACACATCGAATCGGCCCTCGATCCAGCCGAGACAGACCTCGTCCGTTCTATGGCTCGGATATCCATCAGCCAGACAATGCTTGTTCTCACCCAGGGAAAAGAAATACCAGCCCTAAAAAGAGCGCTACCGGTATTTGAGGAGATCCTTGCAAAGAAAAATCTGTATCCGGTTCAACCCAGCGTTCTCGGTCAAGCCCCTACACagtcgcagtcgcagtcGCAGGACAACATCATGGCGGATGCTTACACCTCGCCGAACGCACAGTTCAATATAGTTCCGTCTCAATTAGAGCAGGGTGAGAGCAATCTGCCACTCTATGGAGATTTCCTAGGACTTGATTTCTTGGATGATTGGAGATTGGGCAGCTGGAATTCACTATTCGATGTTGACATGGGCTCCCAAGGACAGGCGGAATAG
- a CDS encoding uncharacterized protein (EggNog:ENOG41), which produces MGQLIDSDAKATGSGTQEVETYYNIVNPRTIGWDSLLPTVQDRLETALSPKKLQVVPFSQWLDDLETAEAAIVQEVEKKNGATPL; this is translated from the coding sequence ATGGGCCAGCTGATCGATTCGGATGCGAAAGCAACGGGTAGTGGCACTCAGGAAGTGGAAACCTATTACAACATCGTTAACCCCCGAACCATTGGCTGGGATTCGCTGCTGCCAACCGTACAGGATCGTCTGGAGACAGCTCTGTCGCCGAAGAAATTGCAAGTTGTTCCCTTTTCCCAGTGGCTGGACGACTTAGAGACGGCCGAGGCCGCAATCGTCCAAGaggtggagaagaagaacggGGCGACTCCCTTGTAG
- the FUB8_2 gene encoding Non-canonical non-ribosomal peptide synthetase fub8 (EggNog:ENOG41) yields MQTMGMTEGLVVPSVTTHPDEWAYYHFHPDCGYEMRLYSDTLFELVFVKRKELAAIQTIFLTFPELDIYETKDLYSRHPTIPELYKYETRKDDLVVFATGEKFNPAAAEFQLAHHPWLSAVYIAGQGRF; encoded by the coding sequence ATGCAGACTATGGGTATGACGGAAGGCCTGGTCGTGCCGTCCGTGACTACGCATCCGGATGAGTGGGCGTATTACCATTTCCATCCAGATTGCGGCTACGAGATGCGACTCTATTCGGATACACTGTTTGAATTGGTGTTTgtcaagagaaaagagttGGCAGCCATCCAGACCATCTTCCTGACATTTCCCGAGCTGGACATATACGAAACCAAAGACTTGTACTCGCGCCATCCAACAATCCCTGAACTGTACAAGTACGAGACTCGCAAGGATGACCTCGTCGTGTTTGCAACCGGAGAAAAGTTCAACCCTGCAGCGGCCGAATTCCAGTTGGCTCACCACCCCTGGCTTTCCGCCGTCTACATTGCCGGCCAAGGTCGCTTTTAA
- a CDS encoding uncharacterized protein (EggNog:ENOG41), translating to MEEVWPAIEAINKTLPAFAQVHRNFVRIVRMPFLRTPKGTVARYGIDRLYTKELDDIYRDSVGSEPSSSSPVASLQIEGSSEGTVRAGIREAIQIVSPGLELEQVEDDDNLLVHGFDSLQVTRLSRLLSSAFPSSPIQINPGMIYANASMARLAHVVWAQLQSNGQGYQETDTADLHRTKAVSQTISKHLPPSVLSREPKEYVILTGTTGAIGSYLLDALCKNNRVAKVWCLNRSSMEDAACRQAEISKSKGLSSNRKNNVRFVQMDLASEALGLSQADLREIRDQATTIIHNAWEVNFNLPLSSFETQLVGLQSLVRICTETQHKIRFFFVSSISGAMNWPSHILGPIPETKLTNLDASINGYGASKLVAEHLLSKAAQSGVLRLSVLRVGQVGGPVATHGEGSIWTRRD from the exons ATGGAAGAAGTGTGGCCAGCCATTGAGGCTATCAATAAGACTTTGCCCGCTTTTGCCCAGGTTCACCGCAACTTTGTCCGAATTGTGCGCATGCCCTTCCTGCGCACACCCAAAGGTACGGTAGCACGCTACGGAATTGATCGGCTCTATACCAAGGAGCTTGACGACATCTACAGAGACTCAGTCGGCTCAGAaccttcatcctcttcgccaGTAGCCTCCCTGCAGATCGAAGGGAGCAGCGAGGGAACTGTCCGTGCTGGTATCCGGGAAGCCATTCAGATCGTATCGCCGGGATTGGAACTCGAACAggtcgaagatgacgataacCTTCTTGTACACGGCTTCGACTCACTCCAAGTAACCCGACTTTCGAGACTGCTCAGCTCtgcttttccctcctctcctaTCCAAATAAATCCCGGCATGATATATGCGAATGCTTCCATGGCCAGGCTAGCACATGTAGTGTGGGCGCAACTGCAGAGTAACGGTCAAGGATACCAAGAAACAGATACGGCGGATCTCCACCGCACCAAGGCCGTATCCCAAACAATTTCCAAGCATTTGCCGCCATCCGTGTTGTCCAGGGAGCCAAAGGAATACGTCATCCTCACGGGCACGACGGGGGCCATCGGCTCATATCTCCTTGATGCTCTGTGCAAGAACAATCGTGTTGCCAAAGTCTGGTGCTTGaaccgcagcagcatggaGGATGCGGCCTGTAGACAGGCCGAGATATCCAAGTCGAAGGGGCTGTCCTCGAACCGGAAGAACAACGTCCGGTTTGTCCAGATGGATTTGGCATCCGAGGCTCTTGGCCTGAGCCAGGCGGACTTGAGAGAGATCCGAGACCAAGCAACGACCATAATTC ACAATGCATGGGAAGTCAACTTCAATCTCCCTCTGTCCTCCTTTGAGACACAGCTCGTCGGGCTCCAGAGTCTGGTTCGCATCTGCACGGAGACTCAGCACAAGattcgcttcttctttgtctcctCTATCAGTGGCGCCATGAATTGGCCCTCGCACATCTTGGGCCCCATACCTGAAACTAAGCTAACAAATCTAGACGCCTCCATCAACGGGTACGGCGCCTCCAAGCTCGTGGCTGAGCACCTGCTCAGCAAGGCTGCTCAATCAGGCGTACTGCGTCTCTCGGTCCTGCGCGTGGGTCAAGTTGGAGGACCCGTTGCGACTCACGGGGAAGGTAGCATATGGACGCGGAGGGATTGA
- the FUB8_1 gene encoding Non-canonical non-ribosomal peptide synthetase fub8, producing MSSNTQDQQIACIKDLKRAGSEKLSQSYQDYYNGGAMDELTLDWNETAFNKYLLRPRVLRNVENIDMSTTLWGKKAAVPFGLAPSAMHRLIHADGEIGTSKAAAARNVPMVLSLLSNDSLEDVAAQRTDGPTPYGIHISPLNKREVLSNLLIRAKAAGYNAVILTVDAPMYGRRLADERNNWSIIPPGATFPNVAAQHVKPSEISVSASETWEEFIPWVRSQTDLELWVKGVTSKEDVENAIKHGVDGIIISNNGGRQLDTTPATIDILRKVAPIAKGRIPLALDGGVYRGSDIFKAIALGADFVFGGRIAICGLAYNGSAGVGLGLDIIIKEFKSCMGLTGCTKVSDIGPHHLSILQSNGLLGSVY from the exons ATGTCCTCCAATACGCAAGACCAGCAGATTGCCTGTATCAAAGACCTCAAGAGGGCAGGATCCGAGAAACTGTCGCAGTCTTATCAAG ACTACTACAATGGCGGCGCCATGGACGAACTGAC ACTTGATTGGAATGAAACCGCGTTCAATAAATATCTTCTACGGCCGCGAGTCCTGCGCAATGTCGAGAACATCGACATGAGCACCACATTGTGGGGCAAGAAAGCGGCAGTACCCTTTGGCTTGGCTCCAAGTGCAATGCATCGACTCATCCATGCAGATGGTGAGATTGGTACATcaaaggctgcagctgcacgTAACGTGCCCATGGTCCTTTCTCTCCTGTCCAACGACTCCCTGGAAGACGTGGCGGCCCAAAGAACCGATGGCCCTACGCCGTACGGTATTCACATCAGCCCGCTGAATAAGCGCGAAGTCTTGAGCAACCTACTCATCCGAGCCAAAG CTGCCGGATACAACGCTGTTATCTTGACCGTGGACGCTCCCATGTATGGCCGACGTCTGGCGGATGAGCGCAACAATTGGAGCATCATTCCACCAGGCGCGACTTTCCCAAACGTCGCCGCACAACATGTGAAACCAAGTGAAATTTCCGTCA GTGCCTCTGAAACCTGGGAAGAATTCATTCCTTGGGTTCGAAGCCAGACAGATCTCGAGCTCTGGGTGAAGGGAG TCACCTCTAAAGAGGATGTTGAGAATGCCATCAAACATGGGGTGGATggtatcatcatctccaacaacGGTGGTCGGCAACTAGACACCACACCTGCCACTATTGACATCCTTCGAAAAGTTGCGCCAATCGCCAAGGGCAGGATCCCTCTAGCTTTGGATGGTGGCGTCTACCGGGGCTCGGACATTTTCAAGGCCATCGCCCTCGGAGCGGACTTTGTTTTTGGGGGAAGAATTGCCATCTGTGGCTTAGCG TACAACGGTTCTGCTGGCGTAGGCCTTGGCCTGGATATCATTATCAAAGAGTTCAAAAGCTGTATGGGGCTGACAGGATGTACTAAGGTATCAGACATCGGTCCTCACCATCTGTCTATTTTACAAAGCAATGGACTCCTTGGAAGTGTGTATTAG
- the FUB8_3 gene encoding Non-canonical non-ribosomal peptide synthetase fub8 (EggNog:ENOG41): protein MGSAPPSPAYGKRLIPVEIDKIAQDEPDRVLFYTPCNNQPSQGYDVVTTSIFANAINRVCWWLQSEVGTEPKIIGYIGQNDIRYLLLVVAATKLGNKVLLSSPRNSPEVHLSLIKQFGCEFWITTPGVGKFDFIKPPLIRVPEVNELLDPKVVKPYRYVKEWQEGRNDTLCLLHTTGSTGLPRLIPITLATASSGDALVG, encoded by the exons ATGGGTTCAGCGCCTCCATCTCCTGCCTATGGCAAACGACTGATCCCGGTCGAGATTGACAAGATTGCACAAGACGAACCCGATCGAGTGCTGTTCTACACTCCCTGCAATAACCAGCCTTCACAAGGATACGATGTGGTGACCACCAGTATATTTGCCAATGCCATCAATAGAGTGTGTTGGTGGCTTCAGTCCGAAGTGGGAACGGAGCCCAAGATAATAGGCTACATTGGGCAGA aTGACATTAGATACCTGCTTCTGGTGGTGGCAGCCACAAAACTTGGCAATAAG GTCCTCCTGTCCTCGCCACGAAATAGCCCCGAAGTACATCTTTCTCTGATCAAGCAGTTTGGCTGCGAGTTCTGGATTACAACACCAGGTGTCGGCAAATTCGACTTCATCAAGCCGCCCTTAATTCGAGTGCCTGAAGTGAATGAGCTTCTTGATCCCAAAGTCGTCAAGCCATATCGCTATGTGAAGGAATGGCAGGAAGGACGCAATGACACTTTGTGCCTACTTCACACCACTGGCTCGACCGGCCTGCCACGACTGATACCGATCACACTGGCAACCGCGTCTTCCGGTGATGCGCTTGTGGGATGA